A genomic region of Oncorhynchus mykiss isolate Arlee chromosome 2, USDA_OmykA_1.1, whole genome shotgun sequence contains the following coding sequences:
- the LOC110492911 gene encoding cytosolic 5'-nucleotidase 1A, giving the protein MDSMVRNPDVKQRDAAQAVVVAVSSDAIFDPEVEQVHGATEPLRKGDAFSFMKAIQVVNERLLTLNSDETLLFDVILLSNDSEEKHSRIIASAKHYGLDIGRFCFCNKEDSIESLQSNNVKLFLSTDTNDVCKALQKGVPAALLYRRTDPHHQTEDQLKVVFSGDVIGSSEEMLHGLREQGFTETQLQAFKTAKGSVKEFAVLMGEMRRRFGLEGSPLCTGLMTVWSSRDVCASALKTLRGWGLLVDEAFCLAGAPRSPILNLVRPHIVCLDGLYHMEGFTAMS; this is encoded by the exons ATGGATTCAATGGTGCGCAACCCGGATGTCAAGCAG AGAGACGCAGCTCAGGCTGTGGTTGTTGCAGTGTCATCAGACGCAATTTTTGACCCAGAAGTTGAGCAAGTCCATGGAGCAACAGAACCTTTGAGAAAGGGAGATGCTTTTTCTTTCATGAAG GCCATCCAGGTAGTGAATGAAAGACTGCTGACCTTGAACTCTGATGAGACATTGCTGTTCGATGTGATTCTGCTGTCCAATGACAGCGAAGAAAAACACTCACGGATCATTGCCAGTGCAAAACATTATG GTCTTGATATTGGCAGATTTTGCTTCTGCAACAAGGAGGATTCCATTGAGAGCCTGCAATCAAACAACGTGAAACTGTTCCTGTCAACGGATACTAATGATGTGTGCAAGGCCTTACAAAAAG GTGTTCCAGCAGCCCTACTGTACCGTCGGACAGACCCGCATCATCAGACAGAGGATCAGCTCAAAGTGGTGTTCTCGGGAGACGTGATTGGATCCTCAGAGGAGATGCTGCATGGCTTAAGAGAACAGGGCTTCACCGAGACCCAGCTGCAGGCCTTCAAAACTGCAAAG GGTTCCGTGAAAGAGTTTGCCGTATTgatgggagagatgaggaggaggtttGGGTTGGAGGGCAGCCCCCTCTGCACCGGCCTGATGACAGTATGGAGctccagggatgtgtgtgccagCGCCCTGAAGACTCTACGAGGCTGGGGACTGCTTGTGGATGAGGCCTTTTGCCTGGCCGGAGCCCCTCGTAGCCCCATCCTTAACTTGGTACGGCCGCACATCGTCTGCCTCGATGGCCTGTATCACATGGAGGGGTTCACTGCGATGTCATGA
- the syt8 gene encoding LOW QUALITY PROTEIN: synaptotagmin-1 (The sequence of the model RefSeq protein was modified relative to this genomic sequence to represent the inferred CDS: substituted 1 base at 1 genomic stop codon): protein MRALTLDELQSSTTEVQPDSDDANYGTAKNRGRLLYSLEYKAQELTVGIKQAAALPAMDLGGTSDPYVKVYITPNKSKTFETKVYRKTLNPIFNEHFTFEIDKAELNESTLVMKVFDFDRFSKHDIIGELRLQLGTIDWNHVIEEWKNLSDPSKSEDIILGEICFSLRYVPTTSKLTVVILEAKNLKSMDXGGSSDPYVKVQLALDKKKWKRKKTSVKKCTQNPYFNESFTFVVSFEQIQRLQLVISVWDHDKFTRNDAIGKIFLGCDATGNQQRHWADMLSNPRKPVAQWHNLFSSEQVDSILELKHSVRIPFINKNF from the exons ATGCGTGccc tcactctggatgaactgcagagctctacaactgag GTCCAACCTGACTCGGATGATGCAAACTACGGCACAGCTAAAAACCGTGGAAGACTACTCTACTCTCTGGAATACAAGGCACAAGAG CTGACAGTGGGGATTAAACAGGCTGCAGCACTGCCAGCTATGGACCTGGGAGGCACCTCTGACCCCTATGTTAAAGTCTACATCACCCCCAACAAGTCAAAGACATTCGAGACTAAGGTCTACAGGAAAACCCTTAACCCCATTTTCAATGAACACTTCACATTTGAG ATTGACAAAGCTGAGCTCAATGAGTCCACCCTAGTCATGAAGGTGTTCGACTTCGATAGGTTCTCCAAACATGACATCATCGGGGAGCTGAGGCTGCAGCTCGGAACCATCGACTGGAATCATGTGATCGAGGAGTGGAAAAACCTTAGTGACCCCTCCAAGTCTGAG GATATCATTCTGGGGGAGATCTGCTTCTCATTGCGTTACGTCCCGACCACCAGCAAACTGACTGTTGTCATCCTGGAAGCCAAGAACCTAAAGAGTATGGATTAAGGGGGCTCATCAG ATCCCTATGTAAAAGTACAGCTAGCTCTGGACAAGAAGAAGTGGAAGAGAAAGAAGACATCTGTTAAAAAGTGCACACAAAATCCCTACTTCAACGAATCTTTTACATTTGTGGTGTCATTTGAACAAATTCAA AGGCTTCAGCTGGTGATTTCCGTGTGGGACCATGACAAGTTTACCAGGAACGATGCTATTGGGAAGATCTTCCTGGGTTGTGATGCTACAGGGAACCAGCAGAGGCACTGGGCAGACATGCTGTCCAACCCCCGTAAACCTGTGGCCCAGTGGCACAACCTGTTTTCCAGtgaacaggtggactccattctCGAACTCAAACACTCAGTCAGGATCCCCTTCATTAATAAGAACTTTTGA